Proteins found in one Candidatus Methylomirabilis lanthanidiphila genomic segment:
- the psaA gene encoding Manganese ABC transporter substrate-binding lipoprotein precursor, which translates to MLKTLPKLSALCVLGCALGTLVLTGSRASFAQEGAKPMAVCATVPDLGSLAREVGGDQVSVTVFAKGTEDAHFIEAKPSFIKTLSRCDLYIQTGMDLEIGWAPSLLQNARNAAVLPGGRGYLDASRVIERLEVPTGPVDRSMGDVHPLGNPHYLLDPLNGLKVARLIRDKLIELRPARKPYFDNRYAAFHLRLGAALVGETLARKYDADKLALLYEHGKLVLFLKGQGEVSLLGGWLGRMLPYVGIKVVADHNMWPYFARRFGITVIGFMEPKPGIPPTTKQLGMLVDLVRAERVGAILTVSYYDPRHARFISQQTGARIVNLAHQPGARDGTDDYLAMIDYNVRAIAAALGGS; encoded by the coding sequence ATGCTGAAGACACTTCCAAAACTATCTGCGCTGTGCGTGTTGGGCTGTGCTTTGGGCACTCTCGTTCTAACCGGTTCGCGCGCCTCTTTTGCGCAAGAGGGCGCGAAGCCGATGGCTGTGTGCGCCACGGTGCCTGACCTTGGAAGCTTGGCCCGGGAGGTGGGCGGAGACCAGGTTTCCGTCACAGTGTTCGCTAAGGGAACGGAAGACGCGCACTTTATCGAGGCCAAACCCAGCTTCATTAAGACGCTCAGCCGGTGCGATCTCTATATCCAGACGGGGATGGACCTGGAGATCGGTTGGGCCCCGAGCCTCCTGCAGAACGCCAGGAACGCGGCGGTCCTGCCGGGTGGGCGCGGCTATCTCGACGCCTCCAGGGTCATCGAGCGTCTGGAAGTCCCAACCGGCCCGGTGGATCGCTCGATGGGCGATGTTCACCCCCTGGGGAACCCGCACTATCTCCTCGATCCGTTGAATGGCCTCAAGGTGGCCAGGCTGATCCGCGATAAGCTGATTGAGCTGCGACCGGCCAGAAAGCCCTACTTCGACAATCGCTACGCCGCATTCCACCTGAGACTGGGCGCGGCGCTGGTGGGCGAGACGCTCGCCAGGAAGTACGATGCCGACAAACTTGCGCTATTGTACGAGCACGGTAAGCTTGTCCTTTTCCTGAAGGGGCAGGGCGAGGTATCGCTCCTCGGCGGATGGCTGGGAAGGATGCTTCCTTACGTCGGAATCAAGGTCGTGGCCGATCATAATATGTGGCCCTACTTCGCTCGCCGGTTTGGGATCACGGTCATCGGGTTCATGGAGCCGAAGCCGGGGATCCCCCCGACAACCAAGCAACTGGGGATGCTGGTAGACCTCGTGCGGGCAGAACGGGTCGGCGCGATTCTGACGGTCAGCTACTATGACCCTCGTCATGCTCGATTTATCTCGCAACAGACCGGCGCCAGGATCGTGAATCTGGCCCACCAGCCAGGGGCTCGCGATGGTACCGATGACTACCTCGCCATGATTGACTATAATGTGAGAGCGATAGCCGCCGCGTTAGGAGGCTCATAG
- a CDS encoding Phosphate-selective porin O and P, producing the protein MNITRFAIACVAATLLSLHTSAWAGTLTDLEQAFEAQQKSLQQLQQDMQRLRQERTAQQQEVTRRVMEVERKAAEAAAASLHTVYEPVPGKGFFLRSADGQFELRLRGFMQNWFIVEGARKEEGFPGIVDGQDLTKAGLARHDPSTFRIRRTRIIISGQIFKDFGFLIEPEITGGSIGTRIEETWLNYTYAPWAKLTVGQYKARFGLEMLTSSRDLDFAERAVIAKALSPEYQIGATVEGSLKLATLPVYYGVGIYNGCGRVDQCPGSIDNDGDKEFTGRVTFSPPMPFGTLTVGLNADHRTFRVVRGNGATDPAGVTRPVGGGSPFHRFNPVGPTNVRLAGNGEGGTQNGFLINGNRVTGGGDIVFDLYPFIIKGEYAYASQERDGLGAGGTNLDNLIMQGGYGSIGYWIFGNKLKGLLANGRYEHVRVDDNRGTFTTPISATNERPMELRSGTLGLAWFVNPNVRLRGNYILTDLRPGRNAVGLSNSEHGEVAHQGIAELQVQF; encoded by the coding sequence ATGAACATTACCCGATTCGCCATCGCGTGCGTTGCGGCGACGCTCTTGAGCCTCCACACCTCGGCGTGGGCCGGCACGCTCACAGATCTCGAACAGGCCTTTGAGGCGCAGCAGAAATCGCTGCAGCAGTTGCAGCAGGACATGCAGCGGCTGCGGCAGGAGCGGACCGCGCAACAACAAGAGGTCACCAGGCGCGTGATGGAGGTGGAAAGGAAGGCCGCGGAGGCGGCGGCGGCGTCACTTCACACCGTGTATGAGCCTGTGCCCGGAAAGGGATTCTTCCTCCGGTCGGCCGATGGCCAGTTCGAGCTGAGGCTGCGCGGGTTCATGCAGAATTGGTTTATCGTTGAAGGGGCGCGGAAGGAAGAGGGTTTCCCCGGTATCGTGGACGGCCAGGATCTGACGAAAGCAGGACTGGCGCGACACGATCCGAGTACATTTCGGATCCGCCGTACCAGGATCATCATAAGCGGCCAGATCTTCAAGGACTTCGGCTTTCTCATCGAGCCGGAGATTACGGGCGGATCCATCGGTACGCGGATTGAAGAAACCTGGCTCAATTACACGTACGCCCCCTGGGCAAAGCTGACCGTGGGACAATACAAGGCACGATTCGGTCTCGAGATGCTCACCTCCTCTCGGGATCTCGACTTCGCCGAGCGGGCCGTTATTGCGAAGGCTCTGTCTCCGGAATATCAGATTGGCGCCACCGTCGAGGGCAGCCTGAAGCTCGCCACCCTACCCGTCTACTACGGGGTGGGGATTTATAACGGCTGCGGCCGGGTCGATCAGTGCCCAGGCAGCATCGACAACGACGGCGATAAGGAGTTCACCGGTCGAGTGACCTTTTCGCCCCCGATGCCCTTCGGAACGCTCACCGTCGGCCTGAATGCCGACCACCGAACCTTTCGGGTCGTAAGGGGAAATGGCGCGACCGATCCGGCGGGCGTCACACGGCCGGTCGGCGGCGGCTCGCCGTTTCACCGCTTTAACCCGGTCGGCCCGACCAACGTAAGACTAGCCGGCAACGGAGAAGGCGGAACCCAGAACGGCTTCCTGATCAACGGCAATCGAGTGACCGGCGGCGGCGACATCGTATTCGATCTCTATCCGTTCATTATTAAGGGCGAGTATGCCTACGCCTCCCAGGAACGGGACGGGCTGGGCGCCGGCGGTACGAACCTCGATAACCTCATCATGCAGGGCGGGTACGGGTCGATCGGCTACTGGATCTTCGGCAACAAACTGAAGGGCCTGCTGGCAAACGGCCGCTACGAGCACGTGCGGGTCGATGATAATAGGGGTACGTTTACTACGCCCATCTCCGCAACCAATGAGAGACCGATGGAGTTGCGCTCCGGCACCCTCGGCCTCGCCTGGTTTGTGAACCCCAACGTACGACTGCGGGGCAACTACATCCTCACCGACCTCAGGCCCGGCCGGAATGCCGTAGGGCTGAGCAACAGCGAGCACGGCGAGGTCGCCCATCAGGGGATCGCCGAACTGCAAGTCCAGTTCTAA
- the zur gene encoding Zinc-specific metallo-regulatory protein, whose protein sequence is MIINMSQRRQTITDLLANRRFRLTEPRQAVFEVLMDAGKPLSAAQIHTRLNHSRVNLVSVYRTVQLFVNLGILRAVDASAGSQRFELVEPYNEHHHHLICTRCGEIVELEGCLLTEKALDMISHRVRQDKQFEVTGHEVQILGRCGDCSIERQSVARAADIGNGGRRWAGRAAARKTVEANG, encoded by the coding sequence ATGATCATCAATATGTCACAACGCCGCCAGACGATTACAGACCTCCTGGCAAATCGCCGGTTTCGGTTGACGGAGCCAAGGCAAGCCGTGTTCGAGGTACTCATGGACGCAGGTAAGCCTCTTTCCGCCGCTCAAATCCATACCAGATTGAATCATAGCCGGGTCAACCTCGTCTCGGTCTACCGAACTGTACAGTTGTTCGTCAATCTGGGGATCCTGCGGGCAGTTGATGCCTCTGCCGGGTCCCAACGGTTTGAGTTGGTTGAGCCGTACAACGAGCACCATCACCATCTCATCTGTACGAGGTGCGGGGAGATCGTGGAACTTGAGGGTTGCCTGCTCACAGAGAAGGCGCTTGATATGATCAGCCATCGCGTGCGGCAAGACAAGCAGTTTGAGGTGACCGGTCATGAGGTGCAAATACTTGGACGGTGCGGTGACTGCTCTATCGAGCGGCAGTCCGTCGCTCGAGCGGCAGATATTGGGAACGGAGGAAGAAGATGGGCGGGCCGCGCCGCGGCGAGAAAGACCGTCGAAGCAAACGGCTGA
- the smbP_2 gene encoding Metal-binding protein SmbP precursor, producing the protein MRRRIAAAALFLGVVTFVGTGISWAAKSHMVEATEHTQAAVEHGKAGHADVVATHATAALQHAEAAQKEKADPHKEAAIKGLKEAVEHGKAGHADVAGKAAAGALEHLKAVK; encoded by the coding sequence ATGAGGCGAAGGATTGCAGCAGCAGCGTTATTCCTGGGGGTGGTGACTTTCGTAGGAACCGGTATCTCCTGGGCAGCAAAGTCGCATATGGTTGAGGCGACCGAGCATACCCAGGCAGCCGTTGAGCACGGTAAAGCGGGCCACGCGGATGTGGTCGCCACACACGCGACAGCGGCCCTGCAGCATGCCGAGGCCGCTCAGAAGGAGAAGGCCGACCCTCATAAGGAAGCGGCCATCAAGGGATTGAAGGAGGCCGTTGAGCACGGTAAAGCGGGCCACGCGGATGTGGCCGGTAAGGCCGCTGCAGGCGCGCTCGAGCACCTGAAGGCTGTAAAGTAA
- the smbP_1 gene encoding Metal-binding protein SmbP precursor, whose translation MRRRLAAAVLVLGVITFAGMSVSWAEKSHQVQAIERTRAAIAVGKEGHKDALVELATQALQHAEAAEKAKANHMAAAVKGLMETIEHGKAGHADLAIKAAEGALEHLNAAK comes from the coding sequence ATGAGGCGGAGGCTTGCAGCAGCAGTACTGGTCCTTGGGGTAATAACCTTCGCGGGTATGAGCGTGTCATGGGCTGAAAAGTCCCATCAGGTCCAGGCCATCGAGCGCACTCGGGCAGCCATCGCGGTAGGCAAGGAGGGGCACAAAGATGCGTTAGTAGAACTCGCGACGCAAGCTCTGCAGCATGCCGAGGCCGCCGAGAAGGCGAAGGCCAATCATATGGCTGCGGCTGTCAAGGGACTGATGGAAACCATTGAGCACGGCAAAGCGGGCCATGCCGATCTCGCCATCAAGGCCGCTGAAGGGGCGCTCGAGCACCTCAATGCCGCAAAGTAA
- the metH gene encoding methionine synthase encodes MTTVSDRTIELEQLLRRRIVVLDGAMGTMIQRHNLTEADFRGQVFANHPCDLKGCNDLLAITQPTIIEAIHRQYLDAGADIIETNTFNSTSISMADYRLQSVAYDLNLAGARAARNAVNGAMAKDPSRPRFIAGSIGPTNRTASMPSDIHNPAFRAITFDQLVAAYTEQVRGLLDGGVDLLLVETVFDTLNCKAALFAIDQYFEAVGRRVPIMVSVTIADKSGRTLSGQTVEAFWNSVAHMPLLSVGINCAFGAKQMRPYIEEFAQIVPIRLSCYPNAGLPNAFGGFDETPAMMAADLSDFAKSGWLNIVGGCCGSTPAHIEAIATAVQECEPRVPPRPQPHTRLSGLEPLTICPDVGFVNIGERTNIAGSTAFAKLIRSGDYEAAVSIARQQVEGGAQLIDINMDEGMLDAKAAMVTFLNLIATEPDIARVPIMIDSSDWSVIEAGLKCVQGKPVVNSVSLKEGEEAFIRRARLVKRYGAAIVVMAFDEHGQADTLARKIEICARAYRILTGTVGVPAQDIIFDPNILTVGTGLEEHNCYAVDFIEATRWIKANLPHCKVSGGVSNVSFSFRGNNPVREAMHSAFLYHAIRAGLDMGIVNAGQLAVYEEIPKELLELVEDVLLNRRPDATDRLVEFAKSVKAQGRTAVKDEAWRQGSVEERLTHALVKGIVDYIESDTEEARQHYDRPLQVIEGPLMAGMNLVGELFGSGKMFLPQVVKTARVMKRAVAYLLPFIETERLASNRTHTQRKILLATVKGDVHDIGKNIVGVVLGCNDYEIIDLGVMVPCDAILKTARDAQVDMIGLSGLITPSLNEMMHVAREMRREGLQIPLLIGGATTSRTHTAVKIAPLYDQPVVHVADASRAVVVAGNLVSQEQRPTFVESNRLDQDRVRQAYENREPRPLLTLAEARRRKLLLNWETADIPAPSFTGIRVLDKCPLDQIVPYIDWTPFFHAWEMRGRYPEVLQNPKAKELFEDGQHLLEQIIKERQLIARAVYGFFPANSVGDDIELYTDDSRSQLLATFHTLRQQLDKGEGQCNLALADFIASRSSGRPDYLGAFAVTTGHGLDALCKRYEASHDDYTSILAKALADRLAEAFAEYLHRRVRAEWGYGVGEQLANEDLIRERYRGIRPAHGYPACPDHSEKRTLFDLLHAERNADIHLTDSCAMVPVSSVSGLYFAHPEATYFAVGKVGRDQVSDYARRKQMDVRTVERWLAPNLNYDADTPGTDLQ; translated from the coding sequence ATGACGACAGTGTCAGATCGAACGATAGAGCTTGAGCAGTTGTTGCGGCGTCGCATCGTCGTTCTTGACGGCGCGATGGGCACGATGATTCAAAGGCACAATCTGACGGAAGCCGACTTCCGTGGGCAGGTGTTCGCTAATCACCCCTGCGATCTCAAGGGGTGTAACGACCTGCTGGCCATCACCCAGCCGACCATCATCGAGGCGATTCATCGCCAGTATCTGGACGCCGGGGCCGATATTATCGAGACCAATACCTTCAATTCGACGTCGATCTCGATGGCCGATTATCGGCTGCAGTCGGTGGCCTACGATCTGAATCTCGCCGGCGCGAGAGCCGCTCGCAACGCCGTGAACGGTGCAATGGCGAAGGATCCGAGCCGTCCGCGATTCATAGCCGGGTCGATCGGCCCGACGAATCGGACGGCGTCTATGCCGTCCGATATCCATAATCCGGCCTTCCGCGCCATTACCTTTGATCAGTTGGTTGCGGCTTATACCGAGCAGGTCCGCGGGCTGCTGGACGGCGGCGTAGATCTGCTGCTGGTCGAGACGGTCTTCGACACGCTGAACTGTAAGGCCGCGCTGTTTGCCATCGATCAGTATTTCGAGGCGGTCGGACGGCGCGTGCCGATTATGGTTTCGGTGACCATTGCGGATAAGAGCGGGCGCACACTGTCCGGACAAACGGTGGAGGCCTTCTGGAATTCTGTCGCCCATATGCCCTTGTTGAGCGTCGGGATCAACTGTGCGTTTGGGGCCAAGCAGATGCGCCCGTACATCGAGGAGTTCGCGCAGATCGTTCCGATACGGCTCAGTTGCTATCCTAATGCCGGCTTGCCCAACGCGTTCGGGGGCTTCGACGAGACACCGGCGATGATGGCTGCCGATCTCAGCGACTTTGCCAAGAGCGGTTGGCTGAATATCGTCGGGGGCTGCTGCGGCAGCACCCCGGCCCACATTGAGGCGATTGCGACGGCGGTGCAGGAGTGTGAACCGCGCGTTCCCCCTCGCCCTCAGCCGCACACCCGGTTAAGCGGCCTGGAGCCGTTGACGATCTGTCCCGATGTCGGTTTCGTCAATATCGGGGAGCGGACCAATATCGCCGGCTCCACGGCGTTTGCCAAGCTGATCCGGAGCGGCGACTATGAGGCCGCCGTCTCCATCGCACGGCAGCAGGTCGAAGGCGGCGCCCAGCTTATCGATATCAATATGGACGAAGGGATGCTGGACGCGAAAGCGGCGATGGTTACATTTCTAAACCTGATCGCTACTGAGCCTGACATCGCTCGGGTACCCATCATGATCGACAGCTCCGACTGGTCGGTGATTGAGGCGGGGCTGAAGTGCGTACAGGGGAAGCCGGTGGTGAACTCCGTCAGTCTGAAAGAGGGCGAAGAGGCGTTCATCCGGCGCGCCAGGCTCGTCAAACGGTACGGGGCTGCGATCGTGGTGATGGCATTTGATGAGCATGGTCAGGCCGACACGCTGGCGCGCAAGATCGAGATCTGCGCGCGCGCATACCGGATCCTGACCGGGACGGTCGGGGTGCCGGCGCAGGACATCATCTTTGATCCGAACATTCTGACGGTAGGAACCGGGCTCGAGGAGCATAACTGCTATGCGGTGGACTTCATTGAGGCGACCCGATGGATCAAGGCCAATCTGCCGCACTGCAAGGTCAGCGGGGGCGTCAGCAACGTGTCGTTCTCGTTTCGCGGGAACAATCCGGTCCGTGAGGCGATGCACTCGGCATTCTTGTACCACGCCATCCGGGCCGGCCTGGATATGGGGATCGTCAATGCCGGGCAACTGGCGGTCTACGAGGAGATTCCCAAAGAGTTGCTCGAGCTGGTTGAGGATGTGCTGCTGAACCGCCGTCCCGACGCGACCGACCGGCTGGTGGAATTTGCAAAGAGTGTGAAAGCGCAGGGGCGTACAGCCGTGAAGGATGAAGCCTGGCGACAGGGATCGGTGGAGGAACGGCTTACGCACGCGCTGGTGAAGGGGATCGTCGACTATATCGAATCGGATACGGAGGAAGCGCGGCAGCATTACGACAGGCCCCTTCAGGTCATTGAGGGACCGTTGATGGCGGGCATGAACCTCGTCGGCGAGCTGTTCGGCTCCGGGAAGATGTTTCTGCCCCAGGTGGTCAAAACCGCACGTGTCATGAAGAGGGCGGTGGCCTATCTTCTGCCCTTTATCGAGACCGAGCGCCTGGCGTCTAACCGCACGCACACGCAGCGGAAGATCCTGCTGGCAACGGTCAAGGGAGATGTGCACGATATCGGCAAGAACATTGTCGGGGTCGTGCTCGGATGTAACGACTATGAGATCATCGACTTGGGGGTGATGGTGCCGTGCGATGCGATCCTGAAGACCGCCCGGGACGCGCAGGTGGATATGATCGGCCTGAGCGGTCTCATCACGCCGTCGCTCAACGAAATGATGCATGTGGCGCGGGAGATGAGGCGGGAAGGGCTGCAGATTCCCCTGCTCATCGGCGGCGCCACCACCAGCCGAACCCACACGGCCGTCAAGATCGCCCCCCTCTATGACCAGCCGGTGGTCCATGTCGCGGATGCCTCGCGGGCTGTCGTGGTTGCCGGGAATCTCGTGAGTCAGGAGCAGCGGCCCACGTTTGTCGAAAGTAATCGACTGGACCAGGACCGGGTCAGGCAAGCGTATGAGAACCGTGAACCGAGACCGCTGCTGACGCTGGCTGAGGCGCGTCGTCGGAAACTCCTGCTCAATTGGGAGACGGCGGATATCCCTGCGCCATCCTTCACCGGCATCCGTGTACTGGACAAGTGTCCACTCGATCAGATCGTGCCATATATCGATTGGACCCCATTCTTCCATGCGTGGGAGATGCGGGGCCGATACCCTGAGGTCCTGCAGAATCCCAAAGCCAAAGAGCTGTTCGAGGACGGCCAGCATCTGCTGGAGCAGATTATCAAGGAACGACAGCTCATTGCCCGGGCGGTCTATGGGTTCTTTCCGGCCAACAGCGTGGGCGACGATATCGAACTCTATACGGATGACTCGCGGTCGCAACTGCTGGCGACCTTTCACACGCTCCGCCAGCAACTGGATAAGGGCGAAGGGCAATGCAATCTGGCGCTGGCCGATTTTATCGCGTCCAGATCAAGCGGACGTCCGGACTATCTCGGCGCGTTTGCTGTGACGACCGGTCATGGCCTCGATGCGCTGTGCAAGCGATATGAAGCCTCGCACGACGACTATACCTCTATTCTGGCCAAAGCGTTGGCCGACCGCCTTGCGGAGGCCTTTGCGGAATACCTGCATCGCCGCGTTCGAGCCGAGTGGGGGTATGGCGTCGGAGAACAGCTTGCCAACGAGGATCTTATCCGGGAGCGGTATCGCGGGATCCGCCCCGCTCATGGTTATCCGGCCTGTCCCGATCATTCCGAGAAACGCACGCTTTTTGACCTGCTGCACGCGGAGCGCAACGCCGACATTCACTTGACGGACAGTTGCGCGATGGTTCCGGTCAGCTCGGTGAGCGGGCTCTACTTTGCCCACCCGGAGGCGACCTATTTTGCAGTCGGAAAGGTCGGACGGGACCAAGTGTCGGACTACGCCAGACGCAAGCAGATGGATGTGCGGACGGTGGAGCGATGGCTTGCGCCGAATCTGAATTATGATGCGGATACTCCCGGCACTGACCTGCAGTAA
- a CDS encoding ABC transporter ATPase yields the protein MYGPYRHGRNVEHADVILKATALTVGYAGRTVLEQVTVECRKGEFWFFIGPNGSGKTTLIRTMLGILRPLGGQLWFDPDLAGREGIGFVPQRCDLNPALPTTVREFVILGLVGIRLGRTEEMERMEWALHKVGLDGMAQRNYWSLSGGQRQRALVARALVRRPNLLILDEPTNGLDLSTEDSFLRLLADLNRTEHLTLVFVTHDIAIAARYATHLAFFCSGRVESGPREQLLNRAVLERVYGVGIAVTRDPSGAVAVQVCPPGAPS from the coding sequence ATGTACGGGCCTTACCGGCACGGGAGAAACGTGGAACACGCTGATGTCATCCTGAAAGCGACAGCGCTGACGGTCGGCTACGCGGGCCGGACGGTGCTCGAACAGGTCACCGTTGAGTGTCGGAAGGGAGAGTTCTGGTTCTTCATCGGGCCGAACGGCTCCGGAAAGACGACGCTGATTCGCACCATGCTGGGCATCCTGCGTCCTTTGGGCGGCCAATTGTGGTTCGACCCGGACCTGGCAGGCCGAGAGGGTATCGGTTTTGTCCCACAGCGATGCGATCTGAACCCCGCCCTCCCTACCACGGTCCGGGAGTTTGTCATTCTTGGGCTCGTGGGCATTCGACTCGGCAGGACAGAGGAAATGGAGCGCATGGAGTGGGCGCTCCACAAGGTGGGTCTGGATGGGATGGCGCAACGCAACTACTGGTCCCTTTCCGGCGGGCAACGACAGCGGGCGCTTGTGGCTCGAGCCCTCGTGCGACGGCCCAATCTGCTGATCCTCGATGAACCGACCAATGGCCTTGATCTCTCGACGGAAGACTCGTTTCTGCGACTGCTCGCCGACCTGAACCGGACGGAACATTTGACCCTCGTCTTCGTGACTCACGATATCGCCATTGCCGCCCGATACGCCACGCACCTGGCGTTCTTCTGTTCAGGCCGCGTCGAGTCGGGACCGCGTGAGCAACTGCTGAACCGGGCCGTCCTCGAACGGGTGTACGGGGTGGGCATAGCGGTGACGCGTGATCCATCGGGCGCTGTCGCAGTCCAGGTCTGCCCGCCGGGGGCACCGTCGTGA
- a CDS encoding TonB-denpendent receptor produces the protein MTQRGRNRRHKRTAALVGMTMLLTWATHATAEEEKKEEVTTLKEVIVRSTAMNDVFVPLNATVIDETQRQSLAPATNDTASLLRDIPGVSLYGGGGISSLPAIHGLADDRLRIKIDGMDLISACPNHMTPALSYVDPSNVGTLRTFAGIAPVSVGGDSIGGTILLESPAPVFAAPGQAPLSTGHLSSFYRSNNQARGGDYSATFATDIFSATYSGSVVHADNYTAGGNFKPAGPAAVDKPGNILDGDEVGSSSYKAENHNLAFALKQGNHLFEAKLGYQYIPEQGFPNQRMDIISNTQWRQNLRYLGQFGWGSLEARAYHETVRHDMDFGDDKQFQYGIAPGMPMNSDSRNLGGVLKANIDLTKDHTVRVGGEYQYYRLHDWWPPSPRVLPPGVMMGGMAPNTFVNINDGTRERKAVFAEWETRLHPQWLTLLGARYERVGMDAGDVHGYNNMDEFAADVFNARNHERDDNNWDLTALARYTPTPMLSLEFGYAHKMRSPNLYERYAWSTNSMAMVMNNFVGDGNGYVGNLNLDQEKAHTLSGTVDWHAADRSWGFKVTPYYTHVTDYIDARRCLQSGMNVTCGVPVSNTPSDKFVLLQYVNQTARLWGVDVSGHLPLAQIDGVGEFNLAGLFNYTNGKNRTTGDDLYNIMPMNGKLALRHTLGGFDSSVEVIMAKGKNNISDVRNEIKTSGYILANLRAGYNWKTMRLDFGIDNVFDKYYSLPLGGAYTGQGMTMGLNSIPWGTAVPGMGRSYNTRLTYRF, from the coding sequence ATGACGCAACGCGGACGCAACCGCAGGCACAAACGTACAGCAGCCCTCGTCGGGATGACGATGCTCCTGACATGGGCCACGCATGCTACGGCAGAGGAGGAAAAGAAGGAAGAGGTGACAACCCTCAAGGAGGTGATTGTCAGGTCTACCGCTATGAACGACGTCTTTGTGCCGTTGAATGCAACCGTGATCGACGAGACACAGCGGCAGTCGCTGGCACCGGCCACCAACGACACGGCCAGCCTGTTGAGAGACATCCCAGGCGTCAGCCTCTACGGCGGCGGCGGTATTTCCAGCCTGCCGGCGATTCATGGCTTGGCCGATGACCGCCTGCGCATCAAGATCGATGGCATGGATCTGATCTCCGCCTGTCCTAACCACATGACCCCGGCGCTTTCTTATGTCGATCCTTCCAACGTGGGAACCCTGAGGACGTTCGCCGGTATCGCACCCGTCAGCGTCGGCGGCGACAGCATCGGCGGTACGATTCTTTTGGAATCTCCGGCGCCGGTGTTCGCCGCTCCAGGCCAAGCGCCGCTGTCCACCGGTCATCTCAGCTCGTTTTATCGCAGCAATAACCAAGCGCGCGGCGGCGACTATTCGGCCACCTTCGCGACCGACATTTTCAGCGCCACCTACAGCGGATCGGTCGTTCACGCCGACAACTATACCGCGGGCGGGAACTTCAAACCCGCCGGGCCGGCCGCTGTCGACAAGCCTGGGAACATTCTCGACGGCGATGAAGTGGGCTCCAGCTCTTATAAGGCCGAAAACCACAACCTGGCCTTTGCGCTGAAGCAAGGCAACCATTTGTTCGAAGCGAAATTAGGTTACCAATACATCCCGGAACAGGGCTTCCCCAATCAGCGCATGGATATCATCAGCAACACCCAGTGGCGGCAGAACCTGCGCTATCTCGGTCAGTTCGGGTGGGGCTCGCTGGAAGCCCGCGCCTATCATGAAACGGTCCGGCACGATATGGATTTCGGCGACGATAAACAGTTTCAATATGGCATAGCGCCGGGGATGCCGATGAACTCCGACAGCAGGAACCTCGGCGGGGTACTCAAGGCCAACATCGATCTGACCAAAGACCATACCGTCCGGGTCGGCGGCGAGTATCAGTATTACCGCCTGCACGACTGGTGGCCGCCGTCCCCCAGGGTCCTGCCGCCCGGCGTCATGATGGGAGGCATGGCGCCGAACACGTTCGTGAATATCAACGACGGCACGCGCGAGCGAAAGGCGGTATTTGCCGAATGGGAGACGCGACTGCACCCGCAGTGGCTGACACTGCTGGGGGCACGCTACGAGCGGGTCGGGATGGATGCCGGCGATGTGCACGGCTACAATAACATGGACGAGTTTGCGGCAGATGTGTTTAATGCCCGCAATCATGAACGCGACGACAACAACTGGGATCTTACTGCGCTTGCCCGCTATACGCCGACGCCGATGCTCAGCCTCGAATTCGGCTACGCGCATAAGATGCGATCGCCGAATCTGTACGAACGGTACGCCTGGTCGACGAACTCCATGGCTATGGTAATGAATAACTTCGTCGGCGACGGCAACGGTTACGTCGGCAATCTGAATCTGGATCAGGAAAAAGCGCACACCTTGAGCGGGACCGTCGACTGGCATGCGGCCGACCGCAGTTGGGGATTCAAGGTTACGCCATACTATACCCATGTCACCGACTATATCGATGCACGACGCTGCCTGCAGAGCGGAATGAACGTGACCTGCGGGGTGCCGGTGAGTAATACCCCTTCAGACAAGTTTGTCCTTCTCCAGTACGTGAACCAGACGGCCCGGCTCTGGGGTGTCGACGTCTCCGGCCATCTGCCGTTGGCACAAATCGACGGCGTCGGCGAATTCAACCTCGCAGGGCTGTTCAACTACACGAACGGTAAGAACCGCACCACGGGCGACGACCTGTACAACATCATGCCGATGAACGGCAAGCTGGCGCTGAGACACACACTTGGCGGTTTCGACAGCAGCGTCGAGGTGATCATGGCGAAGGGAAAGAACAATATCTCTGACGTGCGGAACGAAATTAAGACGTCGGGCTATATCCTGGCCAATCTGCGCGCCGGCTACAACTGGAAGACGATGCGGCTCGATTTCGGTATCGACAACGTATTCGATAAATATTACTCCCTGCCGCTGGGCGGCGCCTATACCGGTCAGGGCATGACGATGGGCCTCAACTCAATACCGTGGGGGACGGCCGTCCCCGGTATGGGACGTTCGTACAACACCAGACTGACCTACAGATTCTGA